Below is a genomic region from Fusobacterium nucleatum.
CTCTTGTAACTTTAGCTATTATAGAAGCTGCTGCAATACTAAGACTTTTAGCATCTCCTTTAACTATTGGTAACTGTTTTCCTATATATTCTTTTATCTTTAAATTTCCATCAACCAAAACAGTGTATTCTTTCTCATTTTTTAAACTTTTTAAGTCTTTTAATGCCCTTCTCATTGCTAAAAAATCTGCATTTAAAATATTTAATTTATCTATTTCTTCAACAGTTGAAATTCCAACTGCTACATCAAAATTCTTCATTATTATATCATATAATTTCTCTCTTTTTTTCTCAGTCAACTTTTTAGAATCATTTATTTCATCTAATTCCTCTGTATATTCTTTTAATATTACAGCTGCTGCAACAACAGGACCTGCAAGAGGACCTCTGCCTGCCTCATCTACACCTATAACATTTTTGTATTCTAAATCATAAAGATACAATGGATTATCCATAATTTCCTCCACATTTAAGGTATTTTTCTATATTGAATTTTAATCTCTTTGCAACTTCTATAAAATCATTAAATAACTTCCCTTTGAATACATATTCTTTATTATCCAAAGGATTTAAAAACTCCAATTTATAAGCATGTAACATTTGTCTTTTTACATTTTTATCTTCAGTTCCATAGACAGAATCTCCTAATATTACATGATTTATACTTTTCATATGTACTCTAATTTGATGAGTTCTTCCAGTTTCAATAGCTACTTCTACCAAAGAATAACCTTCAACTTGTTCTACAACTTTATAATTAGAAATAGCAATTTTACCATTTTCTTTAACAACTGCCATTTTCTTTCTATCTTTACTATCTCTACCAATTAAATTCTCAATTCTTCCACTTAGATTTTCTTCTGAGAAATTACCTTTTACTATACACAAATATGTCTTATGTATAGTTTTATCAGTAAACATTGAAGCCAATTTTGCATGTGCATAGTTATTTTTTGCAACTAGTATCAAACCACTTGTATCCTTATCAAGTCTATGTATTATACCTGGTCTTATATTTCCATTCACAGAAGACAAATTATTTGTATAATATAGAAGTGCATTAACTAAAGTTCCTGAATAATTTCCATAGGCAGGATGAACAACCATACCATAGCTCTTATTTATAACTATAAAATCATCATTTTCATAAACAATATCTAGGGGAATATTTTCTGGCTCAATATCAATATTCTCTTCCTTTGGAATTAAAACTTCTATTTTTTCTCCTAATTTTAGTTTTCTTCCATTTTTATTTATAATTTTTGAATTTATTTTTACAAAATTATTATCTATAAGCTTTTCCAAATATGAACGAGTAGCCTCTTCTATTTGTTCACTTAAATATTTATCTAGCCTCATACCTTCATATTCAGAATTAACTTCAAATTCAAATTTTTCCTTTATATTCTCCATAATCACTCTTTTCATTTTAACATAAAATATTTTAAAATTCTATATTTACATCTTCAATGATATCCCCAACTGTCATTTTTAAATAATTAATTAATTTTTGTGGCTCTATCTCAATTTGTAAACCTCTCAAACCACCACTAACTAAGATTGTCTTATTATCCAATGCAGTTTTATGAATAAAAATGGAATGTCTTTTCTTTATCCCAATAGGAGAACAACCTCCTCTGACATATCCTGTCATTGAAAATAAATCTTTCATTGCTAACATTTCAAGTTTTTTATGCCCTGAAAGTTTAGCTAACTTTTTTAAATCAAGTTTTTCCATTCCTGGAATACAAGCAACCACCATCTCTCTTTTTTCATTTAATAAAACCAAAGTTTTAAAAACTCTTGTAATATCTTCATTAGTTTTTAGAGCTACACTAACTGCATCTAAATGTTCTTCATCAACTTCATATTCTCTAACTATATGTTCAATTTTATGTATTTCTAATTCTCTGATAGCATTTGTTTTTTTCATTTTATACTTCCTTATTCTATAATAATATTAAACTTTTTTAATTTTCTCCAAAGTGTTGTTCTACTCATACCTAAATCTTTTGCAGTGTTTGACAGGGAGAAAGCATTTCTTTTTAAACCTTCAATTAACTTGTCTTTTTCAACATCATTCATAGTTACTTTATCAAGGATATTCTTTTCCATTTTTTCTTCATTTTTTAAATAATTATCTATCATAATTTCTATACTCTTTAATACTCTATCTTTTGATTTCTTTAAATCTGTAAATTTAATTATTTGTTCTGCTATTTCAATATACATTAAAACTGAATCTTTTGAAATCTCTACTTCATAAGATTTTAAGCCATACTTATTAGCATATTTCTTAGTCAATACACTTCCAATTAAAATTGAATATGATTCATTTTTTAATTCTTTTACTATTGCCTCACATTCCTCTTTGCTTGTAAAAGTCTTAAAAGCTATATCATTAGAGATAATTTTAGTAAGGTCAACTAAACTTTCAGGTGCTTTAATGTAATCAACAAAAGCAATTTTATTATTTTTTATATCAATTTCTTTTAAAAGCTCTATATAGTCGGAAATGTTATTTTCAATACTTAAAACAGGTATTTCTATCTTATCTTCTATCTTTATTTTTATAGCTAGTTTTGTAAGTATTACTTTCACTCCTTCATCTATTAACTTCTTTGCTTCTTCCAAGGCATTTGAAATTGTAGTTTCAACTACAATAACATCTTCTATATCTACATATTTTTTTATTTTTTTTAACATTTTCTCACCAGATATTAAAAAAGCAATTTTAGTCATATGCTCACCTCTTTTTATTTTAAATTTACATAATGTTTCATTTATGTTACTTATTTTATTTTACCATAAAATCCTAAAATTTAAACATTTTCTCTCACTTTACAAAACTATATATAAATAGTATAATAAATCAAATTTTATTGTTAGGAGGATTTTAATGGCAAAAAAAAATTTTAAAGAATTATTTGACCCTAGAGAGTCTAAGTGGGGTGGAATAAGCTTACCAATGTTCTTATGTGCATTGATAGTTGTTGCTATTGTTGTCTATGTTCCTTTTGGACTAGACAAAGAAGGTAACCCAGGAAGTTTCTTGAGACCTAATTTCTTAATTATGTTCTCAGCTCTTGCTGTATTTGGTTTACTTTTTGGAGAAATTGGAGATAGAATTCCTATTTGGAATGATTATATTGGCGGAGGAACTATTTTAGTTTTTTTCATGGCTGCTGTTTTTGGAACTTATGAACTAGTTCCTGAAAACTTTATGAAAGCAGTAGATATTTTCTATGGAGAACAGCCTGTAAACTTCTTGGAAATGTTTATTCCTGCCTTGATTGTTGGTTCTGTTTTAACAGTTGATAGAAAAACACTTATTAAATCAATAAGTGGATATATTCCATTAATCATAGTTGGAGTTCTTGGAGCATCGGTTGCTGGAATAGCCGTTGGTTTTATTTTTGGAAAAAGTCCAATTGATGTTATTATGAACTATGTACTTCCAATAATGGGTGGAGGAACTGGAGCTGGAGCTGTACCTATGTCTGAAATGTGGGCTTCAAAAACTGGTAGACCTAAAGCAGAATGGTTTGGTTTTGCTATTTCTATCTTAAGTATAGCTAATGTTTTTGCAATATTATGTGGAGCTTTACTTAAAAAATTAGGGGATGCTAAACCTAGTTTAACTGGTAATGGAAAACTTCTTATAGATAGTTCAAAAGAAGCAGTAAAAGATAAAGAAGTTGATGTAAAACCTGAACTTGTTGATACAACTGCT
It encodes:
- a CDS encoding PrpR N-terminal domain-containing protein: MTKIAFLISGEKMLKKIKKYVDIEDVIVVETTISNALEEAKKLIDEGVKVILTKLAIKIKIEDKIEIPVLSIENNISDYIELLKEIDIKNNKIAFVDYIKAPESLVDLTKIISNDIAFKTFTSKEECEAIVKELKNESYSILIGSVLTKKYANKYGLKSYEVEISKDSVLMYIEIAEQIIKFTDLKKSKDRVLKSIEIMIDNYLKNEEKMEKNILDKVTMNDVEKDKLIEGLKRNAFSLSNTAKDLGMSRTTLWRKLKKFNIIIE
- a CDS encoding ribonuclease HII codes for the protein MDNPLYLYDLEYKNVIGVDEAGRGPLAGPVVAAAVILKEYTEELDEINDSKKLTEKKREKLYDIIMKNFDVAVGISTVEEIDKLNILNADFLAMRRALKDLKSLKNEKEYTVLVDGNLKIKEYIGKQLPIVKGDAKSLSIAAASIIAKVTRDRLMKDLASVYPDYHFEKHKGYGTKVHIEAIKDKGAIEGVHRKVFLRKILDETKE
- a CDS encoding RluA family pseudouridine synthase; this encodes MENIKEKFEFEVNSEYEGMRLDKYLSEQIEEATRSYLEKLIDNNFVKINSKIINKNGRKLKLGEKIEVLIPKEENIDIEPENIPLDIVYENDDFIVINKSYGMVVHPAYGNYSGTLVNALLYYTNNLSSVNGNIRPGIIHRLDKDTSGLILVAKNNYAHAKLASMFTDKTIHKTYLCIVKGNFSEENLSGRIENLIGRDSKDRKKMAVVKENGKIAISNYKVVEQVEGYSLVEVAIETGRTHQIRVHMKSINHVILGDSVYGTEDKNVKRQMLHAYKLEFLNPLDNKEYVFKGKLFNDFIEVAKRLKFNIEKYLKCGGNYG
- a CDS encoding 2-hydroxycarboxylate transporter family protein, whose product is MAKKNFKELFDPRESKWGGISLPMFLCALIVVAIVVYVPFGLDKEGNPGSFLRPNFLIMFSALAVFGLLFGEIGDRIPIWNDYIGGGTILVFFMAAVFGTYELVPENFMKAVDIFYGEQPVNFLEMFIPALIVGSVLTVDRKTLIKSISGYIPLIIVGVLGASVAGIAVGFIFGKSPIDVIMNYVLPIMGGGTGAGAVPMSEMWASKTGRPKAEWFGFAISILSIANVFAILCGALLKKLGDAKPSLTGNGKLLIDSSKEAVKDKEVDVKPELVDTTAAFILTGVLFMVAHILDKLWSAFAKSIDVKFDLHRLVFLILLTMFLNIANLVPDKIKAGAKRMQTFFSKHTIWILMAAVGFTTNVKEIAKAAAPSNILIALAIVLGAAGLIMLVARTMKFYPVEAAITAGLCMANRGGAGDVAVLGAADRMDLMSFAQISSRIGGAMMLVLGSLMFSAFAS
- the ybaK gene encoding Cys-tRNA(Pro) deacylase, whose protein sequence is MKKTNAIRELEIHKIEHIVREYEVDEEHLDAVSVALKTNEDITRVFKTLVLLNEKREMVVACIPGMEKLDLKKLAKLSGHKKLEMLAMKDLFSMTGYVRGGCSPIGIKKRHSIFIHKTALDNKTILVSGGLRGLQIEIEPQKLINYLKMTVGDIIEDVNIEF